The proteins below are encoded in one region of Micromonospora pisi:
- a CDS encoding MFS transporter translates to MVLNGRDSTSPGTDRSGPAGGADNPRYKWIALSNTTLGMLLATINSSIVLISLPAIFNGVHLNPLEPGNVSYLLWMLMGYMLVTAVLVVTLGRLGDMYGRVRIYNAGFAIFTVTSIVLSLDPLDGGGGALWLIGWRVLQAVGGSMLMANAAAIVTDVFPARQRGTALGINIVAGIAGSFIGLVLGGLLSEWNWRSVFWVNVPIGVLGTIWAYRSLHDTGVRIKARIDWWGNLTFAVGLTALLAGITYGIQPYGGHTMGWTNPWVLTGLIGGAAVLVLFCVIESRVAEPMFPLKLFRIAAFASGNAASLLGSIARGGLQFMLIIWLQGIWLPLHGYNYEQTPLWAGIYLLPLTIGFLAAGPLAGALSDRYGARLFAAGGLVVMAASFAGLLLIPSDFNYWVFAALVFLNGLGGGLFAAPNTALVMSSVPARLRGAASGMRATFQNAGMVLSIGVFFSLMVAGLAGSLPGTLDSGLTAQGVPAAAAHTVAELPPVGTLFAAFLGYNPIEQLLGPQVLGALPAVNAETLTGREFFPHLIAGPFHHGLGVVFWLAIAMALVGAVASLFAPKSRPAGPAEDPVTQEAELAD, encoded by the coding sequence ATGGTTCTGAACGGGCGGGACAGCACCAGCCCCGGCACCGACCGGAGCGGTCCGGCCGGCGGCGCCGACAACCCGCGCTACAAGTGGATCGCGCTGTCGAACACCACCCTCGGCATGCTGCTCGCCACCATCAACTCGTCGATCGTGCTGATCTCACTGCCGGCGATCTTCAACGGGGTGCACCTCAACCCGCTGGAGCCGGGCAACGTCAGCTACCTGCTCTGGATGCTGATGGGTTACATGCTGGTCACCGCCGTCCTGGTGGTGACCCTCGGCCGGCTCGGCGACATGTATGGGCGGGTCCGCATCTACAACGCCGGCTTCGCGATCTTCACCGTCACCTCGATCGTGCTCTCCCTCGACCCGCTCGACGGCGGGGGAGGAGCACTCTGGCTGATCGGCTGGCGGGTGCTCCAGGCCGTCGGCGGCTCGATGCTGATGGCGAACGCCGCCGCGATCGTCACCGACGTCTTCCCGGCCCGGCAACGCGGCACCGCGCTCGGCATCAACATCGTCGCCGGGATCGCCGGCTCGTTCATCGGACTGGTCCTCGGCGGACTGCTCTCCGAGTGGAACTGGCGCTCGGTGTTCTGGGTCAACGTACCGATCGGTGTGCTCGGCACCATCTGGGCGTACCGCTCGCTGCACGACACCGGCGTACGGATCAAGGCGAGGATCGACTGGTGGGGCAACCTCACCTTCGCCGTGGGGCTGACCGCGCTGCTCGCCGGCATCACGTACGGCATCCAGCCCTACGGCGGGCACACCATGGGCTGGACCAACCCGTGGGTGCTGACCGGGTTGATCGGCGGCGCCGCCGTACTCGTGCTCTTCTGCGTGATCGAGTCCCGGGTGGCCGAGCCGATGTTCCCGCTGAAGCTGTTCCGGATCGCCGCCTTCGCCAGCGGCAACGCCGCCAGCCTGCTCGGTTCGATCGCCCGTGGCGGCCTCCAGTTCATGCTGATCATCTGGTTGCAGGGCATCTGGCTGCCGTTGCACGGCTACAACTACGAGCAGACCCCGCTCTGGGCCGGCATCTACCTGCTCCCGCTCACCATCGGCTTCCTCGCCGCCGGACCGCTCGCCGGAGCCCTCTCCGACCGGTACGGCGCCCGGCTCTTCGCCGCCGGCGGCCTGGTCGTGATGGCCGCCTCCTTCGCCGGGCTGCTGCTCATTCCGAGCGACTTCAACTACTGGGTCTTCGCCGCGCTGGTCTTCCTCAACGGACTCGGCGGTGGTCTCTTCGCCGCCCCGAACACCGCGCTGGTCATGTCGAGCGTGCCGGCCCGGCTGCGGGGCGCCGCCTCGGGCATGCGGGCGACCTTCCAGAACGCCGGCATGGTGCTCTCCATCGGCGTCTTCTTCTCGCTGATGGTGGCCGGGCTCGCCGGGTCGCTGCCGGGGACGCTCGACTCCGGGCTGACCGCGCAGGGCGTACCGGCCGCCGCCGCGCACACCGTCGCCGAACTGCCGCCGGTCGGTACACTCTTCGCCGCGTTCCTCGGCTACAACCCGATCGAACAACTGCTCGGCCCGCAGGTGCTCGGTGCCCTGCCGGCGGTGAACGCCGAGACGCTGACCGGTCGGGAGTTCTTCCCGCACCTGATCGCGGGACCGTTCCACCATGGACTCGGCGTGGTCTTCTGGCTCGCGATCGCGATGGCCCTGGTCGGTGCGGTGGCGTCGCTGTTCGCGCCGAAGTCCCGCCCGGCCGGGCCGGCGGAGGACCCGGTGACCCAGGAAGCGGAGCTGGCCGACTGA
- a CDS encoding ADP-ribosylglycohydrolase family protein — translation MTTTTTPAAAARAVAALTGLAIGDALGMPTQSLPRERIKERYGRLTGFEPGPADQPIAPGMSAGSVTDDTEQAVLLGRLLLDGGGRIDGHRLAAELLSWEDEMRRRGSLDLLGPSTRAAVAAVAAGRPIEEAGRYGTTNGAAMRITPVGIAVPPNNLDRLVDRVVEASWVTHNTGVALAGAAAVAAAVSTALDGADLTTATATAVRAAELATTRGHWIAAADIGARIDWATRLVAGQPPEQAAELIYRLVGTSVATQESVPAAFAVLAVHPDDPWRAVLLAASLGGDCDTIAAIVGAIAGAAHGADAWPSAALHTIDAVNHLPLHELAINLLALRQDADPGQRTDAGDRRGKAGQ, via the coding sequence ATGACCACCACGACCACGCCCGCTGCCGCGGCACGGGCCGTCGCCGCGCTGACCGGACTCGCCATCGGCGACGCACTCGGCATGCCCACCCAGTCCCTGCCCCGCGAGCGGATCAAGGAACGGTACGGCCGGCTCACCGGCTTCGAACCCGGACCGGCGGACCAGCCCATCGCCCCCGGCATGTCGGCCGGCTCGGTCACCGACGACACCGAACAGGCGGTCCTGCTCGGCCGACTGCTGCTCGACGGCGGCGGCCGGATCGACGGGCACCGGCTCGCCGCCGAACTGCTCTCCTGGGAGGACGAGATGCGCCGCCGGGGCTCACTCGACCTGCTCGGCCCCTCCACCCGGGCCGCCGTCGCCGCCGTCGCCGCCGGCCGCCCGATCGAGGAAGCCGGCCGGTACGGCACCACCAACGGCGCCGCCATGCGGATCACCCCGGTCGGCATCGCCGTACCCCCGAACAACCTGGACCGGCTCGTGGACCGGGTCGTCGAGGCGAGTTGGGTCACCCACAACACCGGGGTCGCGCTCGCCGGCGCGGCGGCCGTCGCCGCCGCCGTCAGCACCGCCCTCGACGGCGCCGACCTCACCACCGCGACCGCGACCGCGGTACGGGCGGCAGAACTCGCCACCACCCGGGGCCACTGGATCGCCGCCGCCGACATCGGCGCCCGGATCGACTGGGCCACCCGCCTCGTCGCCGGCCAGCCGCCGGAACAGGCGGCCGAACTGATCTACCGCCTGGTCGGCACGAGCGTCGCCACCCAGGAATCGGTCCCGGCCGCCTTCGCGGTCCTCGCCGTCCACCCGGACGACCCCTGGCGAGCGGTCCTGCTCGCCGCCTCCCTCGGCGGCGACTGCGACACCATCGCCGCCATCGTCGGAGCCATCGCCGGTGCCGCCCACGGCGCCGACGCGTGGCCATCCGCCGCGCTGCACACCATCGACGCGGTGAACCACCTTCCGTTGCACGAACTGGCGATCAACCTGCTCGCCCTCCGTCAGGACGCCGACCCCGGTCAGCGGACTGACGCCGGAGACCGCAGGGGAAAGGCAGGACAATGA
- a CDS encoding MarR family winged helix-turn-helix transcriptional regulator — translation MANGSSDSDPDLLRTVTSFDRVLRLLRRLTTPDGLSLTAASTLYRLDEFGAHRLSDLAVAEGVTQPGMTQLVSRLQRDGLAVRGGDPADGRVVVVEITEAGRELVRDRRTTRARMLAELLADLSAPEREAVVTSLRVLDRLAERTAAH, via the coding sequence GTGGCGAACGGATCTTCCGACAGCGACCCCGACCTGCTCCGTACGGTGACCAGCTTCGACCGGGTGTTACGGCTGCTGCGGCGGCTCACCACGCCGGACGGGCTCAGCCTCACCGCCGCCTCCACCCTCTACCGGCTGGACGAGTTCGGCGCGCACCGCCTCTCCGACCTGGCCGTGGCGGAGGGCGTCACCCAGCCCGGCATGACCCAACTCGTCTCCCGACTGCAACGCGACGGGCTGGCCGTACGCGGTGGCGACCCCGCCGACGGCCGGGTGGTCGTCGTCGAGATCACCGAGGCCGGCCGAGAACTGGTCCGCGACCGCCGCACCACCCGCGCCCGGATGCTCGCCGAACTCCTCGCCGACCTGTCGGCACCGGAGCGGGAAGCCGTGGTGACCTCGTTGCGGGTGCTGGACCGGCTCGCCGAACGAACAGCCGCACACTGA
- a CDS encoding GntR family transcriptional regulator → MSGQVIRLKHQRIADELARDIRGGRLANGAQLPGEHALAARFDVSRNTVRQALTELGKRGLISTHSGKGSFVTFDGRTLDDRLGWARALAEQGVPTTVRVLRLELVHEPELAARFDLPTTEYVAVDRLRSLTDGPAISIERSRVPALGELRKLPERGLTGSLYAALRDAGLVPDRGEEWVELTQATEDDAELLGCAAGKLWLHTRRLSRDSTGNLVEHVESLLDPERFRLHLRFGGESA, encoded by the coding sequence ATGTCTGGACAGGTTATCCGGCTCAAGCACCAGCGGATCGCCGACGAGCTGGCCCGGGACATCCGGGGCGGCCGGCTCGCCAACGGCGCCCAGCTCCCCGGCGAGCACGCGCTCGCCGCGCGCTTCGACGTGAGCCGGAACACGGTACGACAGGCCCTCACCGAGCTCGGCAAACGCGGGCTCATCTCCACCCACTCCGGAAAGGGCTCGTTCGTCACCTTCGACGGCCGTACCCTCGACGACCGGCTCGGCTGGGCCCGCGCCCTCGCCGAACAGGGGGTGCCGACGACCGTACGGGTGCTCCGCCTCGAACTGGTCCACGAACCCGAACTGGCCGCCCGCTTCGACCTGCCGACCACCGAGTACGTCGCCGTCGACCGGCTCCGGTCCCTCACCGACGGCCCCGCCATCTCGATCGAACGCAGCCGCGTCCCCGCCCTCGGAGAGCTGCGGAAACTGCCCGAACGCGGCCTCACCGGCTCGCTCTACGCCGCCCTACGCGACGCCGGTCTGGTGCCGGACCGGGGCGAGGAGTGGGTAGAGCTGACCCAGGCCACCGAGGACGACGCCGAGCTGCTCGGCTGCGCCGCCGGCAAGCTCTGGCTGCACACCCGCCGACTCAGCCGCGACTCCACCGGAAACCTGGTCGAACACGTCGAGAGCCTGCTCGACCCCGAGCGGTTCCGGCTGCACCTGCGCTTCGGAGGGGAGTCGGCATGA
- a CDS encoding PfkB family carbohydrate kinase: MTTPSTAVTGTAVTTPSTAVTGTALTAPSGASAVHRPDVPARLVHTGNVVVDVVMYLPRLPESGGDVLASESRITAGGGLNVMVGAARQGLTVAYAGRHGTGPFADLARRQLAEAGVEVIQPPSPEIDTGFSVAMVDPSGERTFATSLGAEAQLAPADLARIVTRPGDIVYVSGYSLAYPSNGAALAEWLPTLGPEVTVIVDPGPLVSEIPAPVLASALARADWWSCNEREARLLTGHADPTVAATALANRTGRAGVLVRTGPDGAVLVLAGGGGPVVVPAFRVEVVDTNGAGDAHVGAFAAALARGLDPVEAVRRANAAAAFAVTRRGPATAPTTTELNSLLG, from the coding sequence GTGACCACGCCGAGCACGGCGGTCACCGGTACGGCCGTGACCACGCCGAGCACGGCGGTCACCGGTACGGCCTTGACCGCGCCCAGCGGCGCTTCGGCGGTGCACCGGCCGGACGTACCGGCCCGGCTGGTGCACACCGGAAACGTCGTCGTCGACGTGGTGATGTACCTGCCCCGGCTGCCAGAGAGCGGCGGTGACGTGCTCGCCTCGGAGAGCCGGATCACCGCCGGGGGCGGGCTCAACGTGATGGTCGGCGCCGCCCGCCAGGGGTTGACCGTCGCGTACGCCGGCAGGCACGGCACCGGACCCTTCGCCGACCTGGCCCGACGGCAGCTCGCCGAGGCCGGCGTCGAGGTGATCCAGCCCCCGTCGCCCGAGATCGACACGGGGTTCAGCGTGGCGATGGTCGACCCCTCCGGGGAGCGGACCTTCGCCACCAGCCTCGGCGCCGAAGCGCAGCTCGCCCCGGCCGACCTCGCCCGGATCGTCACCCGCCCCGGCGACATCGTCTACGTCTCCGGTTACAGCCTGGCGTACCCGTCCAACGGTGCGGCGCTCGCCGAGTGGCTCCCCACCCTCGGCCCGGAGGTCACCGTCATCGTCGACCCCGGCCCGCTGGTCTCCGAGATCCCGGCCCCGGTGCTGGCGTCGGCCCTGGCCCGCGCCGACTGGTGGAGCTGCAACGAGCGGGAGGCGCGACTGCTCACCGGCCACGCCGACCCGACCGTCGCCGCGACGGCGCTCGCCAACCGGACCGGTCGGGCCGGGGTGCTGGTCCGGACCGGGCCGGACGGTGCCGTACTGGTGCTGGCCGGTGGCGGCGGGCCGGTTGTCGTACCGGCGTTCCGGGTGGAGGTGGTGGACACCAACGGCGCCGGGGATGCCCACGTGGGCGCCTTCGCGGCGGCGCTCGCCCGAGGGCTCGACCCGGTCGAGGCGGTACGCCGAGCGAACGCCGCCGCCGCGTTCGCCGTCACCCGCCGGGGTCCCGCCACCGCCCCCACCACCACCGAACTCAACTCCCTACTCGGTTGA
- a CDS encoding exonuclease domain-containing protein: protein MYAVIDVETTGLNPAMHDRVCEIAVVHVDERGRVTDHWSSLVNPERDLGPQRIHAIRAADVRHAPTFRQLAGEITERLRHRLVVAHNLAFDARFVTAEYARLGATVPIHHADGLCTMRLAPRFLPLASRSLADCCLAAAIPQQQAHSALDDALAAARLLAYYLASAGQPAPWEDAIRLARKQVWPELAPTAAATAMTRGAAAARQVHFLARLVDRLPRVPEPPQADAYLALLDQALLDRYLSAAETDALVETANALRLTRREVVGLHRQYLRALATEAVDDGIVTTEELGDLHEVASLLDLASGEVDGAIAEALSAGPGAPAVAPVPQRFTLSAGDLVVFTGQMDEAREVWEARAFGAGYQVGRSVTKKTALLVAADPDSLSGKARQARKYRIPVVHPAAFLKLVNRT, encoded by the coding sequence GTGTACGCCGTCATTGACGTGGAGACCACCGGTCTCAACCCGGCCATGCACGACCGGGTCTGTGAGATCGCCGTGGTGCATGTGGACGAGCGGGGTCGGGTCACCGACCACTGGTCGAGCCTGGTCAACCCGGAGCGGGACCTCGGTCCACAACGGATCCACGCCATCCGGGCGGCCGACGTACGACACGCCCCCACCTTCCGGCAGCTCGCCGGGGAGATCACGGAACGCCTGCGGCACCGTCTCGTGGTCGCACACAACCTCGCCTTCGACGCCCGGTTCGTCACCGCCGAGTACGCCCGGCTCGGCGCCACGGTGCCGATCCACCACGCGGACGGCCTCTGCACCATGCGGCTGGCGCCACGCTTCCTCCCACTGGCCAGCCGCAGTCTCGCCGACTGCTGCCTCGCCGCCGCGATCCCCCAGCAACAGGCGCACTCGGCCCTGGACGACGCGCTTGCGGCAGCCCGACTGCTGGCGTACTACCTCGCCTCGGCGGGACAGCCCGCACCCTGGGAGGACGCCATCCGGCTGGCACGTAAACAGGTGTGGCCCGAGTTGGCCCCGACCGCTGCGGCGACGGCGATGACGCGGGGTGCCGCAGCCGCCCGACAGGTGCACTTCCTGGCCCGGCTGGTCGACCGGCTGCCGCGCGTACCCGAACCGCCGCAGGCGGACGCGTACCTGGCCCTGCTCGACCAGGCGCTGCTCGACCGCTACCTGTCCGCGGCCGAAACGGACGCCCTGGTCGAGACCGCGAACGCGCTGAGACTCACCCGCCGCGAGGTCGTCGGCCTGCACCGGCAGTACCTGCGCGCGCTGGCCACGGAGGCGGTCGACGACGGCATCGTCACCACAGAGGAACTGGGCGACCTGCACGAGGTGGCGTCCCTGCTCGACCTGGCGTCCGGCGAGGTCGACGGGGCGATCGCCGAGGCGCTCTCCGCCGGGCCCGGGGCACCTGCGGTGGCACCCGTTCCGCAACGCTTCACACTCTCCGCCGGTGACCTCGTGGTCTTCACCGGTCAGATGGACGAGGCACGTGAGGTCTGGGAGGCCCGCGCGTTCGGCGCCGGTTACCAGGTCGGACGGTCGGTGACGAAAAAGACCGCACTGCTGGTGGCCGCCGATCCGGACAGCCTCTCCGGCAAGGCCCGGCAGGCCCGGAAGTATCGCATTCCGGTCGTCCACCCCGCCGCCTTCCTCAAGCTGGTCAACCGCACCTGA
- a CDS encoding 2-hydroxyacid dehydrogenase yields the protein MKAWIPHKSGIPLLGELPPSVTVEVADDPSRLPSDPTGVEFWLPTFIGQPPMVELLPRLRDLRVIQLPSAGADAFIRILPPGVTLCDARSVHDSSTAEWVVGAILAQLRRFPALVRAQQRHEWAHQEVAPTDELYGKRVLIVGAGSIGTAVAARLAPFGVTLTLAARTARPEENVHAVTELPRLLPEADIVVLLVPLTDQTRGLIDARFLAAMPDGALLVNASRGPVADPAALYAELATGRIAAALDVTEPEPLPADDPLWGLPNVLITPHVGAMVHGLMARAYRLAGDQLRRYVAGEPLLNQVVNGY from the coding sequence GTGAAGGCGTGGATTCCTCATAAGTCAGGCATACCGCTGCTCGGCGAGCTGCCGCCCAGCGTCACCGTCGAGGTCGCGGACGACCCGTCCCGACTGCCGTCGGACCCGACCGGGGTCGAGTTCTGGCTGCCGACGTTCATCGGCCAGCCCCCCATGGTCGAGCTCCTTCCCCGCCTGCGCGACCTGCGGGTGATCCAGCTACCCAGTGCGGGAGCGGACGCGTTCATCAGGATCCTGCCCCCGGGCGTCACCCTCTGCGACGCGCGCAGCGTGCACGACTCGTCGACGGCCGAGTGGGTGGTCGGCGCGATCCTGGCCCAGCTGCGCCGGTTCCCCGCCCTCGTCCGCGCCCAGCAGCGGCACGAGTGGGCGCACCAGGAGGTCGCACCGACCGACGAGCTGTACGGCAAGCGCGTACTGATCGTCGGCGCCGGCTCGATCGGCACCGCGGTCGCCGCCCGACTCGCCCCGTTCGGGGTGACCCTGACCCTGGCCGCCCGGACCGCCCGCCCCGAGGAGAACGTCCACGCGGTCACCGAGCTGCCACGACTGCTACCCGAGGCCGACATCGTGGTCCTGCTGGTGCCGCTCACCGACCAGACCAGGGGCCTGATCGACGCCCGTTTCCTGGCCGCGATGCCGGACGGCGCCCTGCTCGTCAACGCCTCCCGAGGCCCGGTCGCCGACCCGGCCGCGCTCTACGCCGAACTCGCCACCGGTCGGATCGCGGCGGCCCTGGACGTCACCGAACCGGAGCCGCTCCCCGCCGACGACCCGCTCTGGGGGCTGCCGAACGTACTGATCACGCCGCACGTCGGCGCGATGGTGCACGGCCTGATGGCCCGCGCCTACCGGCTGGCCGGGGACCAACTGCGCCGGTACGTCGCCGGCGAGCCGCTGCTCAACCAGGTCGTCAACGGCTACTGA
- a CDS encoding AAA family ATPase: MVTGLTLPPSVEAGRVVDAVLADLRDGAHRGVVVDSPPGAGKSTLVVRAAVELSSAGVPLIVIAQTNEQVDDLIDRLAVAAPELRIGRLSATDYVPSERVSRHDGVRVAAKVAELGGPAVTIGTAAKWAMVSEGSWPWAIVDEAYQMRSDALLRVAARFERALFVGDPGQLDPFSTVDTVRWTGLTWDPMQSAVAVLLRHNPELPVHRLPVSWRLPASAAPVVAQAFYPFTGFRAGTSAGDRTLALTVPGPGDPVDAALELAATSGWALYELPARHTPRTDTEAAAACAALARRVLERGAVAVSERSPDPAPVDASRIAIGAAHRDQVAVIRSLLGPAGEGITVDTANRLQGREYDLTVVLHPLSGRRDATAFHLESGRLCVLTSRHRHACVVVARAGIAELLDAHPSTEPVHLNVPVKFPDGWEANQSMMSVLEGSRASRQ; the protein is encoded by the coding sequence ATGGTCACGGGCTTGACGTTGCCGCCGTCGGTCGAGGCGGGGCGGGTCGTCGACGCGGTCCTCGCGGACCTGCGCGACGGGGCGCACCGAGGTGTGGTGGTCGACTCGCCGCCGGGCGCCGGGAAGTCGACCCTGGTGGTGCGGGCCGCCGTGGAGCTTTCCTCGGCCGGTGTGCCGCTGATCGTGATCGCCCAGACCAACGAGCAGGTCGACGACCTCATCGACCGGCTGGCGGTGGCCGCGCCCGAACTGCGGATCGGGCGGCTCTCGGCCACCGACTACGTACCGTCGGAGCGGGTCTCGCGGCACGACGGCGTCCGGGTCGCGGCCAAGGTCGCGGAGCTGGGCGGTCCGGCTGTGACCATCGGTACGGCGGCCAAGTGGGCGATGGTCTCCGAGGGTTCCTGGCCCTGGGCGATCGTCGACGAGGCGTACCAGATGCGCTCCGACGCCCTGCTCCGGGTCGCCGCCCGGTTCGAGCGGGCGCTCTTTGTCGGCGACCCCGGTCAGCTCGACCCGTTCTCGACCGTGGACACGGTCCGCTGGACGGGCCTGACCTGGGATCCGATGCAGAGCGCGGTCGCGGTGCTGCTTCGGCACAACCCGGAGCTGCCGGTGCACCGGCTGCCGGTCTCCTGGCGGTTGCCGGCCTCGGCGGCACCGGTGGTGGCGCAGGCGTTCTACCCGTTCACCGGTTTCCGGGCCGGCACGTCGGCCGGGGACCGGACGCTCGCGTTGACCGTGCCCGGACCGGGTGACCCGGTCGACGCGGCGCTGGAGCTGGCCGCCACCAGTGGTTGGGCGCTCTACGAGCTACCCGCCCGGCACACCCCGCGTACGGACACCGAGGCGGCGGCGGCCTGTGCCGCGCTGGCCCGGCGGGTGCTCGAACGCGGTGCGGTGGCGGTTTCGGAACGTTCCCCCGATCCGGCGCCGGTCGACGCGTCCCGGATCGCGATCGGTGCCGCCCACCGGGACCAGGTCGCGGTGATCCGGTCGTTGCTCGGCCCGGCGGGCGAGGGGATCACGGTGGACACCGCGAACCGGCTCCAGGGTCGGGAGTACGACCTGACCGTGGTGCTGCACCCGCTCTCCGGGCGGCGTGACGCGACCGCGTTCCACCTGGAGTCGGGGCGGCTCTGCGTGCTCACCTCCCGGCACCGGCACGCCTGCGTGGTGGTGGCCCGCGCCGGCATCGCCGAGCTGCTCGACGCCCACCCCTCCACCGAGCCGGTGCACCTGAACGTGCCGGTGAAGTTCCCCGACGGCTGGGAGGCGAACCAGTCGATGATGTCGGTGCTGGAGGGCTCCCGCGCGTCGCGTCAGTAG
- a CDS encoding purine-cytosine permease family protein: MSATELAGTAPAEANRIGAIETRGIEPVPADERTGGPRQLFWVWFAANISILGLPLGATLVALRGMNIWQALLVAALGSFGSFALVGLISVAGKWGGAPSMTLSRAVFGPRGNHGPTVVSWLSRVGWETVNTTTAAYALLALISIIFGVGANSVLTVISLLVFVALTLVVSGLGHATLVWIQQWATYLFGALNILVGAFLITKVNWDAVAHAPAAPVSVVVAGIGVIAAGTGIGWANAGADMARYQHRHVPGRRIVAAASVGAGVPLFLLIGLGGLLSAGDGSLASASDPVSAIQVMLPSWMAVPYLLAAFGGLLLSNNLSVYSAGLTMITLGVRARRVVAVGLDIVLTLAGGIYFMLIAGDFYGPFITFISLLAVPITAWVAVFLADMLFRRHYDPRGLMDTGATSVYWYRGGFRWSAVLPWVAGIVVGLLFTTASTSATDVWFSGPLADSWMGSNGLGWVVAFVVAGGLYLLFGATTARRLGGTSSPDPTTRPGARTDGEPAAVRP, translated from the coding sequence ATGTCCGCGACCGAACTGGCCGGAACCGCTCCGGCCGAGGCCAACCGGATCGGAGCCATCGAAACCCGAGGCATCGAACCGGTACCCGCCGACGAACGTACGGGCGGACCACGCCAACTCTTCTGGGTGTGGTTCGCGGCCAACATCTCGATCCTGGGACTACCGCTCGGCGCGACCCTGGTCGCCCTGCGCGGCATGAACATCTGGCAGGCGCTGCTCGTCGCCGCGCTCGGCTCCTTCGGCTCCTTCGCGCTGGTCGGCCTGATCAGCGTCGCCGGCAAATGGGGCGGGGCACCGAGCATGACGCTCTCCCGGGCGGTCTTCGGCCCCCGGGGCAACCACGGGCCGACCGTCGTTTCGTGGCTCTCCCGGGTCGGCTGGGAGACGGTCAACACCACCACCGCCGCGTACGCGCTGCTGGCCCTGATTAGCATCATCTTCGGGGTCGGCGCGAACTCCGTACTGACCGTCATCAGCCTGCTCGTCTTCGTCGCGCTGACCCTGGTCGTCTCCGGACTCGGACACGCCACCCTGGTCTGGATCCAGCAGTGGGCCACGTACCTCTTCGGCGCGCTGAACATCCTCGTCGGCGCGTTCCTGATCACGAAGGTGAACTGGGACGCGGTGGCGCACGCCCCGGCCGCCCCGGTCAGCGTGGTCGTCGCCGGAATCGGCGTGATCGCCGCCGGCACCGGTATCGGCTGGGCGAACGCGGGCGCGGACATGGCCCGCTACCAGCACCGGCACGTACCCGGACGGCGGATCGTGGCAGCCGCGTCGGTCGGTGCCGGCGTACCGCTCTTCCTGCTCATCGGCCTCGGCGGGCTGCTCTCCGCCGGTGACGGCAGCCTCGCCTCGGCGAGCGACCCGGTCTCCGCGATCCAGGTGATGCTGCCGTCGTGGATGGCGGTGCCGTACCTGCTCGCCGCCTTCGGTGGGCTGCTGCTCTCCAACAACCTCTCCGTCTACTCGGCCGGACTGACGATGATCACGCTCGGCGTACGGGCCCGCCGGGTGGTGGCCGTCGGGCTGGACATCGTGCTGACCCTGGCCGGCGGCATCTACTTCATGCTGATCGCCGGGGACTTCTACGGACCGTTCATCACCTTCATCTCGCTGCTCGCCGTACCGATCACCGCCTGGGTCGCGGTCTTCCTCGCCGACATGCTCTTCCGCCGGCACTACGACCCGCGCGGCCTGATGGACACCGGCGCCACCAGCGTCTACTGGTACCGGGGCGGATTCCGCTGGTCGGCGGTGCTGCCCTGGGTCGCCGGCATCGTCGTCGGCCTGCTCTTCACCACCGCCTCCACCTCGGCGACCGACGTCTGGTTCAGCGGTCCGCTCGCGGACTCCTGGATGGGGAGCAACGGACTCGGCTGGGTCGTCGCGTTTGTCGTGGCCGGCGGGCTCTACCTGCTCTTCGGCGCGACGACCGCCCGCCGGCTCGGCGGGACGTCCAGCCCCGACCCGACCACCCGGCCCGGCGCCCGCACCGACGGCGAACCCGCGGCGGTACGGCCGTGA